The following proteins come from a genomic window of Populus nigra chromosome 6, ddPopNigr1.1, whole genome shotgun sequence:
- the LOC133696091 gene encoding uncharacterized protein LOC133696091 isoform X2 yields MNRLRAKTLEGFSIEYSQLICEVSIKRKSWRKDGRPRRWKIQAQRPKDFGKVEYVLRAWLASLQVLMGADQQQGLPSYYSILGVSSESSFNEIKRAYRKLAMQWHPDRLTRTPSLLGEAKRKFQQIQEAYAVLSDHRKRTMYDAGLYDPEEQEDEGLSDFVQEILNLMAQDKRQERKKGWIRVLLLIIITSVLKLWWKRVCKVYQHGGVVRKSSSQKPLCRD; encoded by the exons ATGAATCGTCTTCGAGCCAAGACACTTGAAGGCTTCTCCATTGAATATTCTCAGTTAATTTGTGAAGTTTCGATCAAGAGAAAATCTTGGCGAAAAGATGGAAGACCAAGACGCTGGAAG ATACAAGCCCAACGCCCCAAAGACTTTGGTAAAGTTGAATACGTTCTGAGAGCTTGGCTGGCTAGCTTACAAGTTTTGATGGGGGCTGATCAGCAACAAGGGTTACCGTCTTATTACAGCATTCTTGGTGTTAGTTCCGAGTCttcttttaatgaaataaagcGTGCTTATCGCAAGCTTGCTATG CAATGGCATCCTGATAGGTTGACAAGAACACCTTCGCTTTTGGGTGAAGCCAAACGTAAATTCCAGCAAATTCAAGAAGCCTATGCGG TGTTATCCGATCATAGAAAAAGAACAATGTATGATGCAGGATTATATGACCCCGAAGAGCAAGAAGATGAG GGCCTTTCTGATTTTGTGCAAGAAATATTGAATCTCATGGCCCAGGATAAGAGACAG gagagaaaaaaagggtgGATAAGAGTTTTGCTTCTTATCATCATCACTAGCGTTCTAAAATTATGGTGGAAGAGAGTGTGCAAAGTTTATCAACATGGGGGAGTAGTTCGGAAATCTTCAAGTCAAAAGCCACTGTGTAGGGACTAA
- the LOC133696091 gene encoding uncharacterized protein LOC133696091 isoform X1 yields the protein MNRLRAKTLEGFSIEYSQLICEVSIKRKSWRKDGRPRRWKIQAQRPKDFGKVEYVLRAWLASLQVLMGADQQQGLPSYYSILGVSSESSFNEIKRAYRKLAMQWHPDRLTRTPSLLGEAKRKFQQIQEAYAVLSDHRKRTMYDAGLYDPEEQEDEGLSDFVQEILNLMAQDKRQNCAQDKSYSMEELQTMLLEMAQGFETSSWYCTPSILEEPRNSKRARCDVDPMMDRGSSHFSLSGWGVYGCS from the exons ATGAATCGTCTTCGAGCCAAGACACTTGAAGGCTTCTCCATTGAATATTCTCAGTTAATTTGTGAAGTTTCGATCAAGAGAAAATCTTGGCGAAAAGATGGAAGACCAAGACGCTGGAAG ATACAAGCCCAACGCCCCAAAGACTTTGGTAAAGTTGAATACGTTCTGAGAGCTTGGCTGGCTAGCTTACAAGTTTTGATGGGGGCTGATCAGCAACAAGGGTTACCGTCTTATTACAGCATTCTTGGTGTTAGTTCCGAGTCttcttttaatgaaataaagcGTGCTTATCGCAAGCTTGCTATG CAATGGCATCCTGATAGGTTGACAAGAACACCTTCGCTTTTGGGTGAAGCCAAACGTAAATTCCAGCAAATTCAAGAAGCCTATGCGG TGTTATCCGATCATAGAAAAAGAACAATGTATGATGCAGGATTATATGACCCCGAAGAGCAAGAAGATGAG GGCCTTTCTGATTTTGTGCAAGAAATATTGAATCTCATGGCCCAGGATAAGAGACAG AATTGCGCACAGGACAAGAGTTACAGCATGGAGGAGCTGCAGACAATGCTCTTGGAAATGGCTCAGGGATTTGAAACTTCATCGTGGTACTGTACACCCTCAATTCTTGAAGAACCTAGAAATTCAAAAAGGGCAAGGTGTGATGTAGATCCAATGATGGACAGGGGAAGTTCGCATTTCAGTCTTTCAGGCTGGGGAGTGTATGGTTGTAGCTAA